In Streptomyces ambofaciens ATCC 23877, a single genomic region encodes these proteins:
- a CDS encoding M23 family metallopeptidase: MNDERLSVAEAADTTDGGPPERPEQVPQPPGAGSGPGREERPERAGRRRRRGPLLLTLLLLPGLLTVTGVAAFLALTGGLPSPWPEEPDADRAASVGIDPSYVPWLRQAASTCTVLTPSVLAAQIDQLSGWSDDTDALSGQKGIAAFTDAEWRTWGRDDDGSGEASPHDPADAIMALGRRDCSLADDITELRTEGKVNGDLVDLTLAAFATGRDAVAGAGRVPPAAETYLAEVRALLPRYEALDRADSGGGAGTATGVLPAAPVSPLTITSPYGSREHPLTGVTKLHTGVDFAAPQGARVVAARRGRVVFAAYTSAYGNRVVVDHGTIEGKRLETTYSHLSSLDAAVGRAVEAGTPIGRVGSTGLSTGPHLHFEVVLDGFYTDPRPWLPNG, from the coding sequence GTGAACGACGAACGGCTGTCCGTGGCGGAAGCCGCCGACACCACGGACGGAGGGCCCCCGGAGCGACCGGAGCAGGTGCCGCAGCCGCCGGGGGCGGGGTCGGGGCCGGGCCGGGAAGAGCGGCCGGAGCGGGCCGGGAGGCGGAGGCGCCGCGGACCGCTCCTCCTCACCCTGCTGCTCCTCCCGGGGCTGCTCACCGTCACCGGCGTGGCCGCCTTCCTCGCGCTCACCGGCGGCCTGCCGTCGCCGTGGCCCGAGGAACCCGACGCGGACCGGGCGGCCTCGGTCGGCATCGACCCCTCCTACGTCCCGTGGCTGCGCCAGGCGGCCTCCACCTGCACGGTGCTCACGCCGTCCGTGCTGGCCGCCCAGATCGACCAGCTCTCGGGCTGGAGCGACGACACCGACGCCCTCTCCGGCCAGAAGGGCATCGCCGCCTTCACCGACGCCGAGTGGCGGACCTGGGGACGGGACGACGACGGCAGCGGTGAGGCGTCACCGCACGACCCGGCGGACGCCATCATGGCCCTCGGCCGACGGGACTGCTCCCTGGCGGACGACATCACCGAACTGCGCACCGAGGGCAAGGTCAACGGGGACCTGGTGGACCTCACCCTCGCCGCGTTCGCGACGGGGCGGGACGCCGTGGCCGGGGCGGGACGGGTGCCGCCGGCGGCCGAGACCTACCTCGCCGAGGTCCGGGCCCTGCTCCCGCGGTACGAGGCGCTCGACCGGGCCGACTCCGGCGGCGGTGCGGGCACGGCGACGGGGGTGCTGCCGGCCGCGCCGGTGAGCCCGCTGACCATCACCTCGCCCTACGGCTCGCGAGAGCACCCGCTGACCGGGGTGACCAAGCTGCACACGGGCGTGGACTTCGCGGCGCCCCAGGGAGCGCGGGTCGTCGCCGCCCGGCGGGGCCGCGTCGTGTTCGCCGCGTACACGAGCGCGTACGGCAACCGGGTCGTGGTCGACCACGGGACCATCGAGGGCAAGCGGCTGGAGACCACCTACAGCCACCTGTCGTCCCTGGACGCAGCCGTGGGCCGGGCGGTGGAGGCCGGAACGCCGATCGGCCGGGTCGGGTCCACCGGCCTGTCCACCGGCCCCCACCTGCACTTCGAGGTCGTGCTCGACGGTTTCTACACGGATCCGCGCCCCTGGCTCCCGAACGGCTGA
- a CDS encoding CYTH and CHAD domain-containing protein: MSQSKRETERKYEPAASGADGLPDLTGVGPVASVTAAGPEELDAVYYDTADLRLAGASVTLRRRTGGADAGWHLKLPLGGDSREEVRAPLSDDVPEELSDLVLSRTRGARLLPVVRIRSTRSLRHLRDTEGAVLAELSLDEVRADSLSAGGGHAEWSELEVELADGASATLLDRVEKKLRKKGVTRADSPSKLVRALRETGLEPESAPRPSPGAAPGSSGSYVLAYLREQVARLVALDPAVRRDLPDGVHQMRVTCRRLRSCLRSYRSVLDRRATDPLRAELRWLAGELGVARDQEVLRERIGAALDELPGDLVLGPVAARLRVWDVSGGDETRTRTREALASSRYVRLLDALDDLVRRPPLRAKAGGKPGRVTAKAVLKEYDRFAARMDRALELPPGPSRDVALHQARKAAKKVRYAAEVARPALGKPVARLGKRAKAVQKVLGDHQDAVVAQDALRGLAVAAHGAGESAFTWGLLHGREGARADARQEEVPSAWRAASDPALRAPLRH, from the coding sequence ATGAGCCAGTCGAAGCGCGAGACAGAGCGAAAGTACGAGCCGGCCGCCTCCGGCGCCGACGGGCTGCCGGACCTCACCGGTGTCGGCCCCGTCGCCTCGGTCACGGCGGCCGGGCCCGAGGAACTGGACGCGGTCTACTACGACACCGCGGATCTGCGGCTGGCCGGGGCGTCGGTGACGTTGCGCCGCCGGACGGGCGGAGCGGACGCCGGCTGGCACCTCAAGCTGCCGCTCGGCGGCGACAGCCGGGAGGAGGTCCGGGCACCGCTGTCGGACGACGTGCCCGAGGAGCTGAGCGACCTGGTCCTCTCCCGCACCCGGGGTGCCCGGCTGCTTCCGGTCGTGCGGATCCGGTCGACCCGCTCCCTGCGGCACCTGCGCGACACCGAGGGCGCGGTGCTCGCCGAGCTGAGCCTCGACGAGGTGCGCGCGGACTCCCTGTCGGCCGGCGGCGGCCACGCCGAGTGGAGCGAGCTGGAGGTCGAGCTCGCCGACGGCGCCAGCGCCACCCTGCTCGACCGGGTGGAGAAGAAGCTGCGCAAGAAGGGCGTCACGCGGGCCGACAGCCCTTCCAAGCTGGTGCGGGCGCTGCGGGAGACCGGTCTGGAGCCCGAGTCCGCGCCGCGCCCCTCGCCCGGGGCGGCCCCGGGCTCTTCGGGCTCCTATGTGCTCGCGTACCTGCGCGAACAGGTCGCCAGGCTGGTGGCACTGGACCCGGCGGTCCGCCGTGACCTGCCCGATGGTGTGCACCAGATGCGGGTCACGTGCCGTCGGCTGCGGAGCTGTCTGCGCTCGTACCGGTCCGTGCTCGACCGGCGGGCCACCGATCCGCTCCGCGCGGAACTGCGGTGGCTGGCGGGTGAGCTCGGGGTGGCGCGGGACCAGGAGGTGCTGCGCGAACGCATCGGCGCGGCCCTGGACGAGCTGCCCGGCGATCTGGTGCTCGGTCCGGTCGCCGCCCGGCTGCGGGTGTGGGACGTGTCCGGTGGCGACGAGACGCGGACGCGCACCCGCGAGGCCCTGGCCTCGTCGCGCTACGTGCGTCTGCTGGACGCGCTGGACGACCTGGTCCGGCGGCCGCCCCTGCGCGCGAAGGCCGGGGGCAAGCCGGGCCGGGTCACGGCCAAGGCCGTCCTCAAGGAGTACGACCGCTTCGCCGCGCGCATGGACCGGGCGCTGGAGCTGCCGCCCGGGCCGTCACGCGACGTGGCGCTGCACCAGGCACGCAAGGCGGCCAAGAAGGTCCGCTACGCGGCGGAGGTGGCGCGTCCGGCACTCGGCAAGCCCGTCGCCCGTCTGGGCAAGCGTGCCAAGGCGGTGCAGAAGGTGCTCGGTGACCACCAGGACGCCGTCGTCGCCCAGGACGCCCTGCGCGGGCTGGCGGTGGCGGCCCACGGGGCGGGAGAGTCCGCCTTCACCTGGGGGCTGCTGCACGGCCGGGAGGGGGCGCGGGCCGACGCACGGCAGGAGGAGGTCCCCTCGGCGTGGCGGGCGGCGTCGGATCCCGCGCTCCGGGCGCCGCTGAGGCACTGA